From Lewinellaceae bacterium:
TGCTTGAGGTGGGCCGGCAGGGAAGGCGGCAGGATTTTTAGCGTGCCGTCGTAAAAGTAGCGGTTGGGAAACTCCATGATGTCCTGGTGCATGCGCCCCTGGTGGCTCAGTTGGGCGTAGGCCCAGTCCCAGCCGTATTGGATACAGCGCTTGTACAGGCGTTCGAAGAGAGAATTGCGCAAGTTGCCCAGCCCGATCTCCTGCAGGCGGGCGTCGTACACCGTGGAAGCTTCGGCATCCTGCACCACCACTGCCGGCAGTTGCTTGTGGTCGCCAATGAGAATGAAACGCTCGAAATGAGGCAGCAGCCCCACCAGCAAGGGCTCCAGAATCTGGGAGGCCTCGTCGATGATCACCCGCTGAAAGTGTTTGAGTTGCAGCAGCTCCGGTTTGCTGACGATGGAAGCCACTGTGGCCACGAATATGCGGTGGCTGCCGATCACGTCTTTTATTTCCTGCCGCGAAACGGCATTTTCAATCTTGGAGGCGAGCAATTGCCCCCGGAAGCGGGCGTCGGTGGAATAGCGGGAGCCGATGCGCAGGTAGTGCCGCCGGATGTCCTGCCGGATGCTTTCGATGGCCTCGCAAACCTCATCCACGGCGCGGTTGGTGTAAGCCAAAAGCAGGATGTTTTCCTCGGTATTGTCCAGCAGGTAGGCCACCAGGTGTTTGAGCATCATGCTGGTCTTGCCCGTGCCGGGCGGGCCCCATAGCAGGAAGTAGTCTTCGGCGGAGAGGGCTTTCTGGAAGATGTCCTTCTGCTCCAGGGTCAGTTCCGCCGGGGCGTCCACCTGCCGGGCTTCGCCCTCAAGGGGCGGGCGGGTGGCCAGCAGCAGTTCCTGTTTGTCTTTGGGGCACTGGGCGAAAGCAAACAACCCCCGGTACATGGAGACGAAGCTGCTGTCGAGCAGGTCGTGCTCCAGGTTCCAGAATTCGTACTGTTCGAAAATGGAGCTGTTGAACTGGCGCGAGCGCAGGCGCACCGTCACCGCCTCGTTAGAAATCCCGATGATGGTGCACTTGAAGATCTGGCTGAAGAGAGCCGCCGGCCGGCCATCCTGATGCGGATAGAGCACGGCGATATCGCCGGCGCGGAAGTTAGCCAGGGGGTTGGTCCATTCGGTACGGCTGAACGTCACCAGGGGTTCCTCCTCCCCGGCCTGGTTGACGGCCAGCTTCAGGTGGCTGATGATGTTGAAGCGCTCCTGCTTTTCGCCGAAGGCGTCGAGCCAGAGGGAAGCCAGCCCGTTGATGTTCTCCATGCCCTGCTGGCCGGTTTTGGCCAGTTGGTGTTCGCGGGCGATAAAGCCGGAGAAGGCGATGAAATAGCGCTGCGCCAGGCCATTCATCCGGCTGAACACCTTCTCGAACAACTCCAGGTCGCGCTGGAGAAAGCCTTTGAGGTTGGGAAAAGCGCTGGGGCGGAGGCGGCCAAAGAGGCGCATGCCCTGCTCCAGCAAGTCGCCTTTGGTGGCGCCTCCCAGTTCGCTGAGCAGGCGTTCGATGGCCACCAGCTGGTTGCGCACCTGCAGGGCCTCGTACTGCTGGGAGCGGATGCGGGGGGCGAAGCGCAGCGGCTTTTCGTCCTGCCCGGAATATAAAATATAGTTGGTGGGGTCGGTGTCGTTGCCGAAGGCGGACCGGACCATAAGATCGTAGAGCAACGTTTGGGTGAAATGGTTGGCGCTCAGCCCGTAGATATTGGGCATGAATGGCGTGCCGCTCTTCAGTTCCACGATAGCGGACTCTTTTTCTCCCTTGTACAACACGTCGAGGCGCCCCTGCAGGCCGTAGGTTTCCGAATAGAAGCTGGGCTCCAGGTAGCAATGTTCCGGCTCGATGCCCTGCTCTTTGAAGCCCTGTTTTACCATTTGGGTGAGAATGATGAAATGCTTCTGCAGGCGGTTCATGATTTCCCGGATCATCTGGTCTTCGAACAGGCAGAAGGCCAGAGGGTTAAGCTGGAAAGCCTTGGCGAAAGTTTTCTTGAACGGCAGCTCGGAACCCGCCATCAGTTCATCCAAGAAAAAGTTGGCGATGTGCCCCGCCATGATGTACTTATTGACAGGGTCGAAGGGCAGGTATTTCTTGAGCAGGTAGGGCCAGGGATTTTCCCCGTCCGCCCGGAAACACTCGGCGATGGCGGTGACATCCAGCAGGTAATCCGGCTCCACTACAAAGGCCTTGGGGTGGTACACCCCATCCTCATCCACTTCCACGTCGATCAGGTTGAGCATCAGGGGAAAACCGAAAACTTTACGGGCCACTTCTATGGTGGGCATGAAGTTCTCGTTGCGGTCCACCTCGTTGTACTGCACCAGGACGGCGGTCTCCGGAGATTCCTCATCGCGGACGAGCAGCCGCTGGCTGCCTTCATCGTCCGACAGGGCCAGTACCCGCGCCTTGGGCCGAAACTCCTTGACGGAATGGGATCGAAAGCTCACCGGCCATTTTCCGGGCAGCAGGCCCTGTATTTTTTCGGGAATGGGCTGTTCCATCAACGCCCCGATGGCTTCCGCCAGTACCTTCAGTCCCAACTGGTACACGATGGCAGGTTCCGGATCCTTGCCCTGCTGCACCAACAGTGCCCGTTTCCGGAAAGAGTGGATGTAATACTGCAGGGCCCTGCCAAGCTCCGCCCGGTGGCAGATGTAGGCCATGCGCGCAAATAGCGTGGAGAACTGCAGGCGCTCCCGGCGCGTCATTTCTACAAAAAGCAGCGTGAGCAGGCGATAGAGCGCTTCTACCTTCGCCGCTTCTTCCATTGCCTCGTTTTCGGCTGTTTTTTCCAGCTCCCGGTAAAACAGCTGTGCTAATGCCTCTTTGTTCATGCTTTTCCTACTTAGACAAGGGCAATTTACGCAAAAGCTGGATAATCCGGAAAGGATGCAGCAAATGGATTATAGTTGGTTGCCCGTTGGAGGCCTGCCGGGCAACAGGCAACAATCAACGAACAACAATCAACAAACAACAATCAACCGGCAACCACTTTTGCCCGTCAAAAGATAATACTGTATCTTTCCGGCTTAACGCACCGCCCCTCCATGGCAAATGATGTCTGCAAAGAAGAAGCCTACCGCAACCTGTTCCTGAGCCTGGCCGAGAGGCTGAGGAACTATCTCCATTACCACTGCGGCAACGCCCAACAGGCGGAAGACCTGGCGCAGGAGGCTTTCCTCCGCCTGTGGGAGCACTGCCAGAAGATACCGCCCGAAAAGGCCAAAGCCTTTGTCTACCGGGTGGGCTACAACCTTTTTCTCGACGGCATCAAACACCGGAAGGTGGTGTTGAAATTCCAAAAGCAACAAACGGAGGAGAAAGCGGTAGAGTCGCCGGAATTCGAATACGAAACGAAGGAGTTCGAGGCCCGGCTTTGGGCAGCCGTCGCCGCCATGCCGGAAAAGAGCCGCGTGGTGTTCCTCATGAACCGCATCGACGGGTGTACGTACAAGGAGATCGCGGAGTTGTTGGATATTGGGGTTAAAGCGGTGGAAAAGCGGATGGGGATCGCTTTGGAAGGGGTGAGGGGGGTAATTTTTACCCGGTCGAGGGACGAGGACGGGGGGGGATTTGGTTGATTGGTTGATAGGCTCGGTGCAGCTCAATCAACCCAATCAACCCAATCAACCAATCAACCACTCCCCCAGTAGGGTGCTGCCCCGCCAAATCGTTCTACAAAAGGAAAGCGCAACAATGGAACCATATCAACCGGATAACGAAATGCTGCTGCGCTGGCTCAACGGGGAGCTGAGCGGGGAGGAGCTGCGCCGTTGGGAAAGCAGCGAAAGCCACCGCCGTTGGCAGGCCGTGCAGGCCGTCCTGGAACGAGGCGCTCCGCCGCCTATGGATAAAGAGGCGGCGCTGGAGCAGCTGCTGGAAGCCCGTGCTGTACGCGCCCGAAAGCGCACCCTCCGGCTGCGCATGCTCTGGGCAGGAAGCATTGCCGCCGCTGTAGCCGGGCTGGCCCTGTTGCTGTGGCTGTTCCGACCGGCGCCGGAATGGAGCGCCCCCCTTGCTTCCAAAGAGGCATTCACCCTTCCGGACGGCTCGGAGGTAACGCTCAACGCCGGTTCCCGCCTGCGCTACGAAGACAGTTGGTGGGGCCCTGCCCGCAAGGTTGAGCTACAAGGCGAAGCGTATTTTTCTGTAACTAAAGGCGGCTCCTTCGAGGTCCATACGGCGTTAGGCGACGTCCGCGTACTGGGCACCCGTTTCAACGTATATGCCCGGGAGCAGCGCTTCGAAGTAATCTGCCTGGAAGGCAAAGTGCTGGCCTTAACCGATGCCCGGCAGGACACCCTGCTGCCCGGCCAGGGGCTGAAAAAAACGGAGGCTGCCACCGATACCTTCACTACCGAGGCTGCCCGCCCCGGCTGGACGGGAGGGCGGAGCAGCTTCCAATCCACGCCCCTGCCGGAGGTTTTCCGGGAGATGGAGCGGCAATATGGCATTGAAATCCAAACGCCGGCTCTGACGGGCAGGACTTTTTCCGGCCGCTTCCCGCACGACAACCTGGAGGTAGCCCTGCAGGCGGTGTGCGAGGCCATGGGGCTGAAGTATAAGATATTGGACAAGAAGAGAGTGCAAATTTCCGAATGAAAAGAATATGCTGAAGCAGGTTTTGGGTAAGGTTGGATGTGTTTTTGTTTTGCGGAGCCTTGCAAACTCCCCCAACCTTTCATCTAAATTAATGCTAACTTCTTTATTAACGCTTCTCCTCCCCTTTCCTTCCCACGCCCAACCTACTCAAAAAGTACCCTTGCGACAGGTACTGCAACAAATGGAAGCGCATTACCAGGTCGCCTTCGCCTACGACGACGCTCTGGTGGAGGGCATCGAAGCCTTGCCCCTTGCCCTGGATAAGGGGCTGGAGGCCGCCCTCTCGGAGCTCCTGGAAAACACCGGGCTGGCATTCAGCATGATCGACGACGGCTACATCGTCCTGAAGCAGAAGCCGCCGGAGCTACAGCTCCTCTGCGGCCGGGTGCTCGACGCTGCCGGCCTGCCCCTACCCTACGCCAGCGTCTACCTCAGAGGAACTTCCACCGGTTGTTCAACCGATGAGGCGGGTTATTTCGAGCTGCCGGCCGTATTGGGAGCAGCTGACACGGTGGTAGCCAGCTATGTCGGTTATCAAAGTTTAGCCATGCCAGCGCAGAGCTGCACGCTGCAGCCCTGCCGGAGCATCCGCCTGGCGCTGCTTCTAACCGAGCTGGCCAGCGTAATTGTCAAAGAGTTCACCATCGATATGCTGGAAAGAGAGAGCGGCAACCGCTATCGCTTTAACCCGCAGCAAATCCCAACCCTGCCAGGCTGGGGCGAACCCGACCTGCTGCGCGGCCTGCAACTGCTGCCCGGCATCAGCGCTGCCGACGAGTCGGCTTCCAACCTCAGCATCCGGGGCGGCACGTCCGACCAAAACCTGCTGCTGTGGGACGGCATCCCCATTTACCACACCGGCCACTTTTTTGGCTATTATACTGCGGTCAACCCCTATGTCGCTCAAAGCATGGACGTCTATCGGGGTGGCTTCGGCGCCGAATACGGGGGGCGCGTTTCCGGGGTGATCGACATTGCCGGCAAACCGTCGCTGGGCAGAAAACTCCATTATGGGGTAGGCATGAACCAGATCAACCTGCACGGCTTTATGGAGATTCCCATCAAGAAGGAGCGCGCTGCCCTGTTGCTGGCCGTCCGGCGCTCGTATACCGACCTGATCCAAAGCCGGGCCTATCAGAACATCTTCAACCGCATCTTTGCCAAGGGCAGGATTTACGAAAACCAGGAGGCGCAAAAGAAAACCGAAGGGGAGGCTTTATCCCAGCCCAACTTTCACTACGCGGACATCAACGCCAAGTGGTACGCCCGGTTGTCCGAAAAAAGCGAATTGTCGGTTAGCCTCTATTCCGGGACAGACCAGTTTGATTACAACTTCAGCTTCTCCGATGATATTTTCACCCAGGACCAGTTGAGAGTAGACAACTCCGGCATAAGCATCAATTATCAGGTGAAGTGGAACGACAAGCTCGCCACCCGGGCCCGGCTGGTGGGCAGCACCTTCCGGAATGAATACCGCTTTCACTACGCCTTCGAACCCGACACGCTGTTTGAATTCCGCTTCCGCACCTACAACGAGTTGCGGGACTGGAGCCTGCAACTGCAACAGGAATGGCAAATCCATCCCAAACACCATCTACGGCTGGGATGGACGGGCCAGGGGCAGCAGGCTGATTTTCAGTTTGAAGAAGAAAGCCGGGACGGCAACTTAAATTCGAGTGCCGAAGCCTTCGAAGGGATTACTTCCGTTCTGTTCGGCGCCTACGCTTATAGCGTGCCTGAAAAGCTGGAAGTGGCCCTGGGGTGGCGCTATGAACAATTCACTCCCATCGTGGAAGGAACAGCCCGGGAGCCGCACCGCGCTCTGATGCCGCGCTTTTCCGCCAGCTACTACCCTTTTGGCAAGGACTTCTTCTTCCAGGCCAACCTCGGAACTTACCGGCAGTACGTCTACCAGCTTCCGCCCTTCTACAGCGACCTGGGCGCCGGGGAAGGCGTCTGGGTGATCGCCGGGAAGGGATTCCCTCCATTGTACGGAGGCCAGTGGTCGCTGGGTTTCGGCTACCAGTTGGGGCGTTTTGAAATGGAGGTGGATTACTACCAGAAAGCCATAGGCAACCTGTCGTCCTGGAAGGTCACCCTGGAAGAGGATGTGGAAAACCCCTTTACGCAGGACGGCTTGCTGTGGGCCACCGGATTAGATGTCCTGTTGAAACACCGCTGGCCCCGCTACACCCTTTGGCTGAGCTATTCCCTGGGCGCCGTAGCCAACGAGTTCGACGCCTTCAACGGCGGCGAACCCTTCCCCGCCGACAACGACCAGCGTCACCTTCTCAATTTCACCCAAACGCTGCGCCTGAACAAATGGAACCTCTCGGCCACCTTTTCCTACGGCAGCGGCAAGCCCTTCACTACCCCAACCGATATGGGCGCCCGCCTCGACGAGCAGAGCGGCGAGCCCGTTTTCTTCCTGAAATACGACAAGCCCAACAACGGCCGCCTGCCCGCTTACCACCGCCTCGACCTGGCCGCCGACTACCGCTTCGACACGGAGCGCTGGACGGGCAAACTGGGTTTGTCGGTTTTCAACTTTTACAACCGCCGCAACCTCTTCGACATCGATTTTTTCCCGGTGCCGCCCCAATACAACGACGGGCAGCCGGGGATGTACAGCCTGGAACGGCCGATGCTGGGCTTCACCCCGAATTTGTTTGTGCAGATAGAGTGGTAGAATTAGAGTAACTTCTCAATAAATGTCGTTTTGCTGCCAGTCCTGTAAGGACGAAAGGCCGTTGCCAGGGCCATGAGGCCCTGGAAATGGGGTTTAGCGTTGTTTTAGTCCTGTAAGGACGACAGGTTTTATTCTATATATTGAGAAGCTACGAATTAGATGCTAATGATGCTATTTTTAGGCGCGTTGCGCCAAAAAGATGCTACAGGCCTTCAGCCTGGTTGATGCTGTGGATAGCCGGCCCAGTGTCTTGTCCTGTGTCTTGTCCGCGCCAATCCGCCTCATCCGCCTCATCCGCGTTCCAATATCGACTCCCGAAATCCGCGCCAATCCGCCCAATCCGCGTCATCCGCGTTCCAATATCGACTCCCAAATCCGCGCCAATCCGCCCAATCCGCGTCATCCGCGTTCCAATATCGACTCCCCAATCCGCGCCAATCCGCCTCATCCGCCTCATCCGCGTTCCAATATCGACTCCCGAATCCGCGCCAATCCGCCCAATCCGCGTCATCCGCGTTCCAATATCGACTCCCCAATCCGCGCCAATCCCTGCCGGCCTACGGCACAGCAGGCGGGCGCCTCATCCGCGTCATCCGTGTTCCATCCCCTACTCGACCCTCATCCCCACCGGATCCCACACCACCGGCTTCCCGCTAAAATAGCTGACGTTGGCCGCCAGCGAAGGCCCGGCGGCACGCAGGCCGAAGGCGGCGTCCTCAAACGCAGGTTTCCCGTTGCGCATGCAGGCAAAAAAATTAGCCCAGTGATCGAGGTGGGTATCGTAGCCTTCCGGAGCGCGGTATTCGATGGCTTCCGGTTCGACAACCCGGGGTTCCGGAAGGGGATATTGTTCTTTGTACCAGCGTTCGTAATCTTTCTTCTGAGCTTCGGAGAAGGTCTCATAAGTATCCCAACCGCCGTAACCGGGTTGAGAGGACATGACATGGCGCTGCAGTTTAACCGAACCCCAGCCCAGAGCGATCGCCCCTTCCGTGCCTACCAGGCGCAGCAATTCGCCCCCGCCCATGCCGTCGACGAAGTTGCAGCGCAACTGCATGTTGAAAGCGGGATGTTCTTTCGTTTCCGGATAATCCAGCACGCTGAGCTGCACGTCGGGCACGTCGCGGCCGTCATCCCAGTAGCGCAGGCCGCCGGTGGCAAAGATGCGCTCCGGCCCTTTGGAGCTGAGGGCGGTGTGGAGGGCGGAAAAGAGGTGGACGTAAAGGTCGCCCGCCATGCTCGTGCCGTAGTCCCGGTAGTTGCGCCAGCGGAAGAAGCGCACCGGATCGAAGGGCCGTTTGGGCGCATCGCCCAGGAAGCGGTCCCAGTCGACGGTTTCGGGAGAAGCGTCAGTAGGAATAGAGTACTGCCAGGCGCCATTCGCGGATTGCCGGTCGTTGTAGGCTTCCACCAGCACCAGTTGTCCGATGGCGCCTTGTTCGAAAAGGTCTTTAGCTTTCCAGGTCAATATTGAGCTGACCCGCTGGCTACCCACTTGAAATGCCTTGCCGCTCTTTTGCTGGGCGTCGATCACCGCCTGCCCTTCCTCCAGTTTGTGCACCATCGGCTTTTCGCAATAGACAGCTTTGCCGGCCTGTAGGGCTTCGATGCAGATTTTGTCGTGCCAGTGGTCCGGGGTAGAAATGCAGACCGCGTCGATGTCTTTGCGGCTCAGTATTTCCCGGTAATCGCGGGTGGTGAACAAATCCTTGCCAAAAGTTTCCCGGCTGCTGTCAAAATGGCCGTCGTAGAGGTCGCAGACGGCAACCAGTTCGACGCCCGGCACTTTGACCGCCGTCCGCATATTGGCAAAGCCCTGAATGCCCATGCCGATGGCGGCGAGGCGGATGCGGTCGGAGGGTGCAAAATGGCGGTCGAGGATTTCCAGTTCGGTGAAGCGAGCTTCATTGGCACGGAGGAAGGAAGGGCCTATGGTGGCGCCCAATAAGCCCGATGTCAGTTTTTTAATAAAGGATCGGCGGTTTTTGGTCATGGCGGTTGGTTGTTTTCTGATTCGTTTTATTATCCCGCCACTAAATTAATGCAGTTCCTGAGGGATACAAATCCAAATGCCCGATATTCCTCAACTTCAATTGCAAAATTAGTAATTTTAAAACAATTTTGTTTAATATTTTTTTATTTAAAAAATTTTGTTTATTAAAATAATCCGCCTATTTTGCAGGGGCTTGTTAAACCAGGAAAAGCGAAAACAATGAGCAAAATAAGGGTTTTAGTAGGCACCCGAAAGGGCGCGTTCATTCTGTCCTCCGACGGCAAGCGCAAGCAATGGGAAGTCGGCGGCCCCTATTTTGGGGGCTGGGAGATTTTTCACTTAAAAGGTTCGCCTGCCGACCCCAACCGGATTTATGCCTCCCAGTCCAGCGCCTGGTTCGGGCAGGTGATCCATCGCTCCGACGATGGCGGCCAGACGTGGGAAACCGTGGGAAACCAGTTCGCATACCAGGGTGAGGCCGGCACGCACCAGTGGTACGACGGCACGCCGCACCCATGGGAATTCAAACGTGTCTGGCATCTTGAGCCTTCCCTTTCCGACCCGGATACCGTTTATGCAGGCGTCGAGGACGCTGCCTTGTTCCGTTCCTCGGATGGCGGGCAGTCCTGGCAGGAACTCCCCGGGCTGCGCGGGCACGGCTCCGGGCCTCAATGGCAGCCGGGCGCCGGCGGTTTGTGCCTGCACACGATCCTCCTGGACCCGGGCAATCCCGGCCGGATTTTTATCGCCATTTCCGCCGCAGGAGCCTTCCGGACCGACGATGGCGGCGAAACCTGGCGGCCGATCAACCGCGGGCTGAAGTCCGAATATATCCCCGTCCAGGATGCCGAGGTCGGCCATTGTGTTCATCGGATCGCCATGCACCCCTCGCGCCCTGAGGTGCTGTTCATGCAAAAACACTGGGATGTGATGCGCAGCGACGACGCCGGGGAATCATGGCGAGAGGTCAGCGGGAACCTGCCCAGCGACTTTGGCTTCGTGGTCGACGTGCACGCCCACGAACCCGAGACGGTCTACGTCGTCCCCATCAAGAGCGACTCCGAGCATTATCCGCCGGAAGGGAAGTTGCGGGTCTACCGCAGCCGCACGGGCGGAAATGAATGGGAAGCGCTTACCAAAGGCCTGCCGCAGCAGGACTGCTACGTCAACGTGTTGCGGGATGCCATGGCCGTCGATTCACTCGATCCCTGTGGCGTGTATTTCGGCACTACGGGAGGACAGGTATACGCCTCGGCCGATGCCGGCGACAACTGGATGCCTATTGTGCACGACCTTCCGGCCGTTCTTTCAGTAGAAGTCCAGACGCTACCATGATCCGCGTGGTGCTGCCGGCCCATCTGCGCACGCTCGCCCGCAGCGGCGCGGAGGTAGAGCTGGAGATCGAAGGGCCGGCTACCCAGCGCTCCGTGCTCGATGCGCTCGAAGCCCGGTATCCTGCGCTGGGCGGGACCATCCGGGATCCGATCAGCCGGCAGCGCCGGCCCTACCTGCGATTCTTTGCCTGCGAGGAAGACCTGTCCCACCAGCCGCCCAATGCGCTCCTGCCCGAAGAGGTGGCCTCAGGGAAGGAACCTTTTCTGGTTATCGGGGCCATTGCCGGGGGGTGATCTTAGTTTTCCGTTTACCTACCCCCCTAGCGGAAAGAGTATCCCCAGTGCCACATTAACCCCCCGGTTTTTTAAAGTGCTGGCACCAGTGCCTTCTTCATTGCTGAGATTAGCTAGGCCCAGTAAGTAGCGAACATCGATAAAGAATAGCCCGGTGCTGGCAGGAATACCAAGGCCACCACCGATAGCAAGGCCAAAGTCGACTGTCTTTAATTCATCCTCATTGCTACCGAAATTGACATCTTCTTTGTCCTCCTGCCCGCTGGATTTGAATTTAGTTTTCCCGCTTAAACCAAAACCGAGGGCCGGCCCACCTAATATAAAGCCTTGAATACTTTCGGAGCCGAATGCGTACTTTGCCAAAACGGGTATCTCCAGGTAATTCAAATTGGTGTTCGTTTCCTCTTCGTCGCCAAAAAAATCGAGTTTTAACTTAAACCCCTTCTGGATAAAGTGCAACTCCGGTTGAATACTGAAGGCTTCGGTTACCCCTACGTTGACCACGGCGGCAATATCTAGGCCCACCCGGCTGTTGGGCTGAACTGACAAACCGCTAGGGTCCTCAATATCGACCGTTGCGCTGTTGATGCCGATCCGGCCTCCGAAAGAGGTATTTTGAGCGGGCAAATAAGAAATAGTGAAAGTTAGTGCTATGAATAAGCACATTGTTTCGATGGAGGTTTTCATAAGTTTTGATAGGTTTTAGTTAAACAGTAGTTGAAAAAGTGAATAGTATCTTGCTAAGTTAAGGCGTTAATTTGATTTCTGGCCCAAATGTTCCCATTTTCTTTATCAGGCCATGTACTTGCAATGTTACCGAGGTTATTATCCTTGATTAGGTTCTTCATTTTCTGGCCTCCAAGGTAGGGTATCCCTCCCCTCAATCGTTCCACTATAAAAAAAGCATGGAAACACTTCTCAACTGCACCACCGGAACGCTGGCCCCCTACGCCCCCTCAGCCGCCTGGCCCTGGGACCGCCAAC
This genomic window contains:
- a CDS encoding AAA family ATPase is translated as MNKEALAQLFYRELEKTAENEAMEEAAKVEALYRLLTLLFVEMTRRERLQFSTLFARMAYICHRAELGRALQYYIHSFRKRALLVQQGKDPEPAIVYQLGLKVLAEAIGALMEQPIPEKIQGLLPGKWPVSFRSHSVKEFRPKARVLALSDDEGSQRLLVRDEESPETAVLVQYNEVDRNENFMPTIEVARKVFGFPLMLNLIDVEVDEDGVYHPKAFVVEPDYLLDVTAIAECFRADGENPWPYLLKKYLPFDPVNKYIMAGHIANFFLDELMAGSELPFKKTFAKAFQLNPLAFCLFEDQMIREIMNRLQKHFIILTQMVKQGFKEQGIEPEHCYLEPSFYSETYGLQGRLDVLYKGEKESAIVELKSGTPFMPNIYGLSANHFTQTLLYDLMVRSAFGNDTDPTNYILYSGQDEKPLRFAPRIRSQQYEALQVRNQLVAIERLLSELGGATKGDLLEQGMRLFGRLRPSAFPNLKGFLQRDLELFEKVFSRMNGLAQRYFIAFSGFIAREHQLAKTGQQGMENINGLASLWLDAFGEKQERFNIISHLKLAVNQAGEEEPLVTFSRTEWTNPLANFRAGDIAVLYPHQDGRPAALFSQIFKCTIIGISNEAVTVRLRSRQFNSSIFEQYEFWNLEHDLLDSSFVSMYRGLFAFAQCPKDKQELLLATRPPLEGEARQVDAPAELTLEQKDIFQKALSAEDYFLLWGPPGTGKTSMMLKHLVAYLLDNTEENILLLAYTNRAVDEVCEAIESIRQDIRRHYLRIGSRYSTDARFRGQLLASKIENAVSRQEIKDVIGSHRIFVATVASIVSKPELLQLKHFQRVIIDEASQILEPLLVGLLPHFERFILIGDHKQLPAVVVQDAEASTVYDARLQEIGLGNLRNSLFERLYKRCIQYGWDWAYAQLSHQGRMHQDIMEFPNRYFYDGTLKILPPSLPAHLKQVANISHYNQSEGESLEERLSRSRVVFLPTPADDSSATQKTNSHEAQLVGEVVEAFHSIYETNGWKMAPHSIGVITPYRAQIAQIRAVLEERGAPLDMLTIDTVERYQGGARDVILISLCTNSLHQLASLSSFSDEGVDRKLNVALTRAREHIVIMGNPELLRQSDIYRELLQFCEERTVEP
- a CDS encoding sigma-70 family RNA polymerase sigma factor — its product is MANDVCKEEAYRNLFLSLAERLRNYLHYHCGNAQQAEDLAQEAFLRLWEHCQKIPPEKAKAFVYRVGYNLFLDGIKHRKVVLKFQKQQTEEKAVESPEFEYETKEFEARLWAAVAAMPEKSRVVFLMNRIDGCTYKEIAELLDIGVKAVEKRMGIALEGVRGVIFTRSRDEDGGGFG
- a CDS encoding FecR domain-containing protein, which encodes MEPYQPDNEMLLRWLNGELSGEELRRWESSESHRRWQAVQAVLERGAPPPMDKEAALEQLLEARAVRARKRTLRLRMLWAGSIAAAVAGLALLLWLFRPAPEWSAPLASKEAFTLPDGSEVTLNAGSRLRYEDSWWGPARKVELQGEAYFSVTKGGSFEVHTALGDVRVLGTRFNVYAREQRFEVICLEGKVLALTDARQDTLLPGQGLKKTEAATDTFTTEAARPGWTGGRSSFQSTPLPEVFREMERQYGIEIQTPALTGRTFSGRFPHDNLEVALQAVCEAMGLKYKILDKKRVQISE
- a CDS encoding carboxypeptidase-like regulatory domain-containing protein, translating into MRQVLQQMEAHYQVAFAYDDALVEGIEALPLALDKGLEAALSELLENTGLAFSMIDDGYIVLKQKPPELQLLCGRVLDAAGLPLPYASVYLRGTSTGCSTDEAGYFELPAVLGAADTVVASYVGYQSLAMPAQSCTLQPCRSIRLALLLTELASVIVKEFTIDMLERESGNRYRFNPQQIPTLPGWGEPDLLRGLQLLPGISAADESASNLSIRGGTSDQNLLLWDGIPIYHTGHFFGYYTAVNPYVAQSMDVYRGGFGAEYGGRVSGVIDIAGKPSLGRKLHYGVGMNQINLHGFMEIPIKKERAALLLAVRRSYTDLIQSRAYQNIFNRIFAKGRIYENQEAQKKTEGEALSQPNFHYADINAKWYARLSEKSELSVSLYSGTDQFDYNFSFSDDIFTQDQLRVDNSGISINYQVKWNDKLATRARLVGSTFRNEYRFHYAFEPDTLFEFRFRTYNELRDWSLQLQQEWQIHPKHHLRLGWTGQGQQADFQFEEESRDGNLNSSAEAFEGITSVLFGAYAYSVPEKLEVALGWRYEQFTPIVEGTAREPHRALMPRFSASYYPFGKDFFFQANLGTYRQYVYQLPPFYSDLGAGEGVWVIAGKGFPPLYGGQWSLGFGYQLGRFEMEVDYYQKAIGNLSSWKVTLEEDVENPFTQDGLLWATGLDVLLKHRWPRYTLWLSYSLGAVANEFDAFNGGEPFPADNDQRHLLNFTQTLRLNKWNLSATFSYGSGKPFTTPTDMGARLDEQSGEPVFFLKYDKPNNGRLPAYHRLDLAADYRFDTERWTGKLGLSVFNFYNRRNLFDIDFFPVPPQYNDGQPGMYSLERPMLGFTPNLFVQIEW
- a CDS encoding Gfo/Idh/MocA family oxidoreductase: MTKNRRSFIKKLTSGLLGATIGPSFLRANEARFTELEILDRHFAPSDRIRLAAIGMGIQGFANMRTAVKVPGVELVAVCDLYDGHFDSSRETFGKDLFTTRDYREILSRKDIDAVCISTPDHWHDKICIEALQAGKAVYCEKPMVHKLEEGQAVIDAQQKSGKAFQVGSQRVSSILTWKAKDLFEQGAIGQLVLVEAYNDRQSANGAWQYSIPTDASPETVDWDRFLGDAPKRPFDPVRFFRWRNYRDYGTSMAGDLYVHLFSALHTALSSKGPERIFATGGLRYWDDGRDVPDVQLSVLDYPETKEHPAFNMQLRCNFVDGMGGGELLRLVGTEGAIALGWGSVKLQRHVMSSQPGYGGWDTYETFSEAQKKDYERWYKEQYPLPEPRVVEPEAIEYRAPEGYDTHLDHWANFFACMRNGKPAFEDAAFGLRAAGPSLAANVSYFSGKPVVWDPVGMRVE
- a CDS encoding exo-alpha-sialidase gives rise to the protein MSKIRVLVGTRKGAFILSSDGKRKQWEVGGPYFGGWEIFHLKGSPADPNRIYASQSSAWFGQVIHRSDDGGQTWETVGNQFAYQGEAGTHQWYDGTPHPWEFKRVWHLEPSLSDPDTVYAGVEDAALFRSSDGGQSWQELPGLRGHGSGPQWQPGAGGLCLHTILLDPGNPGRIFIAISAAGAFRTDDGGETWRPINRGLKSEYIPVQDAEVGHCVHRIAMHPSRPEVLFMQKHWDVMRSDDAGESWREVSGNLPSDFGFVVDVHAHEPETVYVVPIKSDSEHYPPEGKLRVYRSRTGGNEWEALTKGLPQQDCYVNVLRDAMAVDSLDPCGVYFGTTGGQVYASADAGDNWMPIVHDLPAVLSVEVQTLP
- a CDS encoding MoaD/ThiS family protein — its product is MIRVVLPAHLRTLARSGAEVELEIEGPATQRSVLDALEARYPALGGTIRDPISRQRRPYLRFFACEEDLSHQPPNALLPEEVASGKEPFLVIGAIAGG
- a CDS encoding PorT family protein; translated protein: MKTSIETMCLFIALTFTISYLPAQNTSFGGRIGINSATVDIEDPSGLSVQPNSRVGLDIAAVVNVGVTEAFSIQPELHFIQKGFKLKLDFFGDEEETNTNLNYLEIPVLAKYAFGSESIQGFILGGPALGFGLSGKTKFKSSGQEDKEDVNFGSNEDELKTVDFGLAIGGGLGIPASTGLFFIDVRYLLGLANLSNEEGTGASTLKNRGVNVALGILFPLGG